Within Minwuia thermotolerans, the genomic segment GGTCCTGTAGCTGCTGCATGGCGGGTTACTCCAATCACTTGCTTTTCTGGCGCGCGGCGGTCTCTCGCGGCGGCTACTCGGCGGCGGCCACGCCGGCGTCCTGGCGCAGCGCGGCTGCGCGGTCGGTCTTCTCCCAGGTGAAATCGGCGTCGTCGCGGCCGAAATGGCCGTAGGCGGCGGTCTTGCGGTAGATCGGGCGGAGCAGGTCGAGCATCTGCACGATGCCCTTCGGGCGCAGGTCGAAATGCTCGCGCACCAGCGCCGAGATCGTGTCCTCGGCGATGCGGCCGGTGCCGAAGGTGTTGACCGCGACGGAGACCGGCTGGCTGACGCCGATGGCGTAGGAAAGCTGGACCTCGCACATTTCCGCCAGTTCCGCGGCGACGATGTTCTTGGCGACATAGCGCGCGGCGTAGGCGGCGGAGCGGTCGACCTTGGAGGGGTCCTTGCCCGAGAAGGCGCCGCCGCCGTGACGGCCCATGCCGCCATAGGTGTCGACGATGATCTTGCGCCCCGTCAGGCCGCAGTCGCCGACCGGGCCGCCGATCACGAACTTGCCGGTGGGGTTGATGTGATAGGTGATGTCGCCGGCGTCATAGCGGCCGGGCAGCACGGGCTTGACGATCTCCTCGATCACCGCCTCGCGGATGGTCGCGTGGTCGACGCCGTCATCGTGCTGGGTGGACAGCACGATCGCGTCCACCGCCGACGGCCGGTCGTTCTCGTAGCGCACGGAAACCTGGCTCTTCACGTCGGGGCGCAGCCAGGGCAGCTTGCCGGCGCGCCGCACCTCGGCCTGCTTGCGGGTCAGCTTGTGGGCCAGATCGATGGGCAGCGGCATCAGGTGCTCGGTCTCGCGGCAGGCGAAGCCGAACATCAGCCCCTGGTCGCCGGCGCCCTGGTCGAGGTCGAGGCCCGTGCCCTCGTCGACGCCCTGGGCGATGTCCGGCGACTGCTTGTCCAGCGCCACCAGCACCGCGCAGCCGTCGGCGTCGAAGCCGTAGCGCGGATCGTCGTATCCGATGTCGCGGATCGTCTGACGGACCACATCCGTGTAGTCGACCTTCGCCGTCGTGGTGATCTCGCCGGAGATCACCGCCATGCCGGTGTTGAGCATGGTCTCGCAGGCCGAACGGGACTTGGGATCCTCCGCCAGCAGGGCGTCGAGAATGGCGTCCGAGATGTTGTCGGCCATCTTGTCGGGATGGCCCTCGCCCACGGATTCGGAGGTGAAGATGTAATTGCGCGACATGTCCTGTTTTCCTCGTCTTGCGTTTCCGGCGGCCGGCCGCGGCGGACCGATCAAGCCTCCTCCGGCCCCGCCCCTCGCGAAA encodes:
- the metK gene encoding methionine adenosyltransferase, coding for MSRNYIFTSESVGEGHPDKMADNISDAILDALLAEDPKSRSACETMLNTGMAVISGEITTTAKVDYTDVVRQTIRDIGYDDPRYGFDADGCAVLVALDKQSPDIAQGVDEGTGLDLDQGAGDQGLMFGFACRETEHLMPLPIDLAHKLTRKQAEVRRAGKLPWLRPDVKSQVSVRYENDRPSAVDAIVLSTQHDDGVDHATIREAVIEEIVKPVLPGRYDAGDITYHINPTGKFVIGGPVGDCGLTGRKIIVDTYGGMGRHGGGAFSGKDPSKVDRSAAYAARYVAKNIVAAELAEMCEVQLSYAIGVSQPVSVAVNTFGTGRIAEDTISALVREHFDLRPKGIVQMLDLLRPIYRKTAAYGHFGRDDADFTWEKTDRAAALRQDAGVAAAE